From Mytilus edulis chromosome 9, xbMytEdul2.2, whole genome shotgun sequence, the proteins below share one genomic window:
- the LOC139489401 gene encoding uncharacterized protein produces MSNWDLEIEAAASEGDKMDETVIAQPDESLQLEDLKKEKAKAKSAFTKTRHSLLQILEEDFPDREEIKVIQKKLINAEEKAMDIMGNLYDKYKHRDDIKNVMKTTKEMEKIEEEFTDAENECRDYLIESKVASSVGSSVSRISKRDNVNSENKVESKHVTEEKEVKPEFEQTTKEENNNKQLKSELGSDMWKQLKRVSIPIFKGDKRNYQSWKAAFLACIDQAPATKEYKLLQLRQYVEGEALQVIEKLGHSAVAYDAAKERLVRKYGGQRRQITLYIEELENFKPLREGIAKDIEHFADLLDIAVVNLKEAGRFEELKNSSLYNKLQRKMTESMLSRYHRWIFESGKTESVECLREWILQEAEFQTIASETIHGLSANTRSNSQRNYKGNRRDGFRTFFGESQNESYTGNRVCKCCNGNHGVWKCDEFRKLTVNKRWDTAKRLQLCYRCLGHDHVGRQCPRSRACNLGGCKEVHNRLLYRDKQSFSEPKVPVRTESKTKQNYAAEKKENTDAATEGENWDRTMIGRDRKSNFVTLRTVPVILKNGNRTVSVNALLDDASTKTYINADVAAELGLQGQVQKVTVNVLNDNVETFETMPVEVRLQSHNGQTDVKIVAFTTNRVTGSLQPVD; encoded by the coding sequence ATGAGTAATTGGGATTTGGAAATCGAAGCAGCGGCAAGCGAGGGAGACAAAATGGACGAAACTGTAATTGCTCAACCGGACGAAAGTTTACAATTAGAAGATCTGAAGAAGGAAAAAGCGAAAGCGAAATCGGCATTCACAAAAACTAGACATTCATTACTACAAATTCTTGAAGAAGATTTTCCGGATCGTGAAGAAATAAAAGTAATTCAAAAGAAACTGATAAATGCAGAAGAAAAAGCGATGGATATTATGGGGAATTTATACGACAAATACAAGCATAGAGATGACATTAAAAATGTGATGAAAACAACAAAAGAGATGGAAAAAATCGAAGAAGAATTTACAGACGCAGAAAATGAGTGTCGTGACTATTTGATCGAGAGCAAAGTTGCGTCAAGCGTTGGATCCAGTGTATCTAGAATATCAAAACGAGATAATGTGAATTCCGAAAATAAAGTGGAAAGTAAACATGTAACTGAAGAAAAGGAAGTTAAACCAGAATTTGAACAAACTACGAAAGAAGAAAATAACAACAAGCAATTGAAGTCAGAATTAGGAAGCGACATGTGGAAACAATTAAAAAGAGTTTCAATACCGATATTTAAAGGAGATAAAAGAAACTACCAGAGCTGGAAAGCTGCATTTCTAGCATGTATCGACCAAGCACCGGCGACAAAGGAATATAAATTATTACAACTAAGACAATATGTGGAAGGTGAAGCGTTACAAGTTATCGAAAAATTAGGACATTCAGCAGTTGCGTATGATGCCGCAAAGGAGCGCTTAGTAAGAAAGTATGGAGGACAACGAAGACAAATAACCCTGTATATAGAAGAACTTGAAAACTTTAAACCTTTGAGAGAAGGTATCGCTAAAGACATAGAACATTTTGCAGATTTACTGGATATAGCAGTTGTGAACTTGAAAGAAGCAGGTCGTTTCGAGGAGTTAAAGAATAGTTCTTTGTACAACAAATTGCAGCGAAAGATGACAGAATCTATGTTGTCGAGGTATCATCGTTGGATATTCGAAAGCGGAAAAACAGAGTCAGTTGAATGTCTACGTGAGTGGATTTTACAGGAAGCAGAGTTTCAAACTATAGCCTCAGAAACAATACATGGATTAAGTGCAAACACTAGAAGCAATTCACAGCGGAATTATAAAGGAAATCGTAGGGATGGATTTAGAACATTTTTTGGAGAATCGCAAAATGAAAGCTATACCGGAAATAGGGTGTGCAAGTGTTGTAACGGTAATCATGGAGTTTGGAAGTGTGATGAATTTCGGAAGTTAACCGTTAATAAGAGATGGGATACCGCAAAACGTTTACAGTTGTGTTATCGTTGCTTAGGACATGATCACGTAGGCAGACAGTGTCCGAGAAGTAGAGCATGTAACTTGGGTGGATGCAAAGAAGTGCACAACAGACTTTTATATAGAGATAAACAATCGTTCAGTGAGCCAAAAGTTCCAGTGAGAACCGAATCGAAAACAAAACAGAACTATGCTGCTGAAAAGAAGGAAAATACAGACGCCGCCACTGAGGGGGAGAATTGGGATCGCACAATGATTGGCCGAGACAGAAAATCAAACTTCGTTACACTTAGAACAGTACCTGTAATATTGAAAAATGGAAACCGTACCGTAAGTGTTAATGCATTACTGGATGACGCAAGTACGAAAACGTATATCAACGCTGATGTTGCCGCCGAATTGGGACTTCAAGGACAAGTTCAGAAAGTGACAGTTAATGTGTTAAATGACAATGTTGAAACATTTGAAACTATGCCAGTCGAGGTAAGACTTCAAAGTCACAATGGTCAGACAGACGTCAAAATAGTCGCATTCACTACTAACCGTGTAACCGGAAGTTTACAGCCAGTTGACTAG